A genomic region of Castor canadensis chromosome 16, mCasCan1.hap1v2, whole genome shotgun sequence contains the following coding sequences:
- the Krtdap gene encoding keratinocyte differentiation-associated protein isoform X2 — protein MKIPVLPAVVLLSLLTLHSVQGAALGSPKEETTIGNYEEGSEVFKGDEFLNWHAITEAFKKAFPFFNWEAFPKLKGLRSATPDAQ, from the exons ATGAAGATCCCAGTGCTTCCTGCTGtggttcttctctctctcctgacGCTCCACTCTGTCCAGGGGGCTGCCCTGGGAAGTCCTAAG gAAGAAACTACCATTGGTAATTATGAAGAAGGATCGGAG GTTTTTAAGGGTGATGAATTCCTGAACTGGCATGCCATCACTGAG gctTTCAAAAAGGCATTTCCTTTCTTTAACTGGGAAGCCTTCCCTAAG CTGAAAGGACTAAGGAGTGCAACTCCTGATGCCCAGTGA
- the Krtdap gene encoding keratinocyte differentiation-associated protein isoform X1, giving the protein MKIPVLPAVVLLSLLTLHSVQGAALGSPKEETTIGNYEEGSEAFNTQFLNLDKLQSVFKGDEFLNWHAITEAFKKAFPFFNWEAFPKLKGLRSATPDAQ; this is encoded by the exons ATGAAGATCCCAGTGCTTCCTGCTGtggttcttctctctctcctgacGCTCCACTCTGTCCAGGGGGCTGCCCTGGGAAGTCCTAAG gAAGAAACTACCATTGGTAATTATGAAGAAGGATCGGAG GCCTTTAACACTCAGTTCCTGAACCTCGACAAATTGCAGTCT GTTTTTAAGGGTGATGAATTCCTGAACTGGCATGCCATCACTGAG gctTTCAAAAAGGCATTTCCTTTCTTTAACTGGGAAGCCTTCCCTAAG CTGAAAGGACTAAGGAGTGCAACTCCTGATGCCCAGTGA